The following coding sequences are from one Nilaparvata lugens isolate BPH chromosome 4, ASM1435652v1, whole genome shotgun sequence window:
- the LOC111055399 gene encoding tubulin alpha-8 chain codes for MRECICIHVGQAGVQMGTSLWQLYLLEHGIAADGSVDSSLDRNDSRETFFDCKVANKCIPRAIMVDLEPSVIDQVRSDHRGLFRPNQLVSGKEDAANNFARGRLTTGLQVIETVSDQIRKMTDNCSGLSGFLLFHSFGGGTGSGLTSLIMDELAQSYPKKSRLQFSVYPAPQISTSVVEPYNAVLTTHMTMNESDCAFMVDNEAIYDICNHKLSIERPIYRNLNDLTSQVVSSITASLRFDGQLNVDLGEFQTNLVPFPRIHFPLVAYAPITTPETVSHHGMSVTELTGECFEPRNQLVKCDTTKGKYMACCLLYRGDIVPKDVNSAIATLKEKHTIQFVDWSPTGFKVGINYQAPSTRSGGDMAPVNRAVAMLSNTTSIADAWARLNKKFNLLFSKKAFVHWYFDESMEEEDFIDARDDLMALECDYNEVASDTLSSTSYSI; via the exons ATG CGTGAATGTATCTGTATCCATGTGGGCCAAGCCGGGGTTCAGATGGGGACCAGTCTATGGCAGTTATACCTGTTGGAGCATGGCATAGCAGCCGACGGATCTGTTGACTCCAGCCTTGACAGAAACGACAGTCGTGAGACATTCTTCGATTGCAAAGTTGCCAACAAGTGCATTCCCAGGGCTATTATGGTGGATCTGGAGCCGTCTGTCATTG ACCAAGTACGCAGCGACCACAGAGGCCTGTTCCGTCCGAATCAGCTGGTCTCCGGGAAGGAGGACGCAGCCAACAACTTCGCCCGCGGCCGCCTGACGACGGGGCTGCAGGTGATCGAGACCGTCTCCGACCAGATCCGCAAGATGACCGACAACTGCAGCGGGCTGTCCGGCTTCCTGCTCTTCCACTCGTTTGGAGGAGGAACGGGGTCCGGGCTGACATCGCTCATCATGGACGAACTGGCACAGTCCTACCCGAAGaagtcacggctgcagttctcTGTGTACCCGGCCCCTCAG ATTTCAACCTCAGTAGTGGAGCCCTACAACGCAGTCCTCACCACACACATGACAATGAACGAGTCAGACTGTGCCTTCATGGTTGACAACGAAGCCATCTACGACATCTGCAACCACAAACTCAGCATAGAGCGCCCCATCTACCGCAACCTGAACGACCTCACCAGTCAGGTTGTCTCTTCCATCACTGCCTCTCTCCGATTCGACGGACAACTAAACGTCGATTTGGGTGAGTTCCAAACCAACCTGGTTCCTTTTCCCAGGATCCACTTCCCATTGGTGGCCTACGCACCAATCACAACACCGGAAACCGTCAGTCACCACGGGATGTCCGTAACGGAGCTGACGGGGGAATGTTTTGAACCTAGAAACCAACTGGTTAAATGTGATACAACAAAGGGGAAATATATGGCTTGTTGTTTGTTATACAGGGGTGACATCGTCCCCAAAGACGTCAACTCCGCGATTGCTACCCTCAAAGAAAAACATACAATCCAGTTTGTTGATTGGTCCCCTACAGGGTTCAAAGTTGGGATAAACTATCAAGCTCCTTCTACAAGATCTGGAGGTGACATGGCACCTGTGAATAGAGCGGTGGCTATGCTTTCAAATACAACATCGATAGCTGATGCCTGGGCTAGGCTAAACAAGAAATTTAATTTGTTGTTTTCGAAGAAAGCTTTCGTACATTGGTACTTTGATGAGAGTATGGAAGAGGAAGATTTCATAGACGCGAGAGATGATCTGATGGCATTGGAATGTGACTATAATGAGGTGGCCTCCGATACGCTTTCTTCCACGTCTTACTCTATCTAA